The DNA window cctaatgccaaaactcagccTCGaaccgaccctgctgaaccatttgctactagcgcatgacagccacacgcaatcaagaaaacaaacaagtataccTCGGCTTAAAACAAAGCCCTCGGACGGAAAGGCCCCTATCAACTGATCCATAAAAGAAAGAGGTACTCCAAGAGATcgtataaataaatagccaactagcacagaagtcctgattgggccgtcgaggccaccatgatatctatacaaaaattaaatgcaGGTATATAttaatacaatacatcaaacaactcacaagcttcagcaaaccaacaacataggccaatATGGCCATAACATAGCTATACACCTTACACACTAGTCTCCAAGcttctaagagtagtaaagattagcgAGACAGGggcccagcctacccataaagatatatacaacaaaaggtaacaaacctcccaactctggcagctccggaggaaagagGCCAGCCAAttggataaaagtcaatcctgctgctgaggaggtctactcgatCGTCTGTCAgaacctgcatgcatgaatgcagcgcccccaggcaatggggcgtcagtacgaAATAATGTATAGAGTATGAAAAACAATAGACTATgaggaggtatcctgatatactggaataatctgataaataaattaaggataagataagtgtactgacctgctcctaagtctaaacttatcaaaaataataaaacaacaacctaaccaagcccgcATAAGCTAAAccggtacaaacaacacacaagaccacctactcaggcccctaTAAGCCcgaaaggtgccaatcagcctatatacccctatcggtagtctcCTAACCCCATAGGtagtcacatagcccttttaggcattaatatagccccgtaggcaacacatagctctcttaggcatcaacatagcttatagacaactcataaccctcttaggcaacaacatgaccctgtaggaagcacatagcttTCTTAGGCGTTAATATAGCcttgtaggcaactcatagaccttctaggcatcaatatagccccgtaggcaacttatagcccttttaggcatccatatagccatgtaggcagaacatagcccttttaggcatagatcacattgcTACAACTAACCACATTAGCCCCAAGGggaacaataacaatccaatcgctaaaagcgagcaatttagttataagcaacctatacaaattgCCTCTAaatcgtgtccaacatagggacgctactaactgaataagaatcccgacaagggaggattatatcaactcgagcagccaacaatcaacaataatggctacaagtgtaacaacgataacaacccaattacatttctcctaagctttaaggaggcatgccgtaagtagggaatagccttaacatacctttctaatgaacgctcgaaagaccgtagttccttcacgaaagttgtttCTTATGTCCTAAGTTTCACAATCACTACATATACACAACCGAAATGcacctataaacagttcataattaattttatatcgGCAGATTTTCCATATTTCCCCAAGTTGTCAAAACGttcgtagaaattcataaaaacaaccataaaagggtcccgagatgattaccttagttaatcaagtgtaaaccttgaagaaacaccaataattacaaatttatatcttcaaaaactagctccaaacgcagctaataggagggaaaaatgattgccacgtgtagagatcacgtttctaggcacggggggaacctttaatggtagaaattgTCAAAAACCaaccttcatcatgcaagaactccataggaaccatctcttaagctttctttctggtttggaagtgaaaagaaatgttttcatggcttaaaacgttgagTAAGCCGACATCCCACATTTTTTACCTGACCCGAATTCTGCCCCGACAGTccgtagtaaaaccctcataactttttactccgataTCGGTTGGATACGGGGTTTTGTgtgttgcaaactagactcgtaggccttcgatttaatggaTGAcaggccttctaactctttatatattgggtgaAAACATCCAAgatatttgacccaaattttagagaaatatttaaaaaggaacttatgaTAATTTTCGCCAACTTtcattttgccacttacctaacttaaAAACTTGacatacaacccttgaacacttaaaatatgacataccccatcattcttaatttattactcaccctccttgtctttccacgaagatacaagttaatttagacgttttgaaaagtcggggtgttacaaaaaataaagaagatttttctttcttgtaatcgtaaattaaagttatatcaaatgtaccaaagtgtcatttaattttgtgGCCTTACACATGTTGTATGATGAGCTGAAATTCAAGTATTgccaaaacaagaaaaaaatctttctttttataACAAACTAAAAGAGAAAGTAGGTCAATATATCTTAGTTTCTTAAAACCCCTCCCTAAGACTTGCTCCCATCCTTTTTGTTCTCTTAGTGACTCGAACTCACAATCTTCGGATTGGAAGTGAGAGATGCTTATCAACCAAGTAACTCCCTCTTGTCGTAAGTCGGAAgtatcattttattattttcacacATATACTTGGGTGTGCCGTGGACCCAACCATAAGGGGCCTTGGGTAGTATAGTCATAGTTGCGTTTCGTTAATTGGTCGCCCCAAGTAAGGCATCATTTTGAGGGGTCAAACACGGTGAAATGCTTAATctagagataaaaaaaatcctaGCGTTCACTTGTCTTTTTAGGTTATGAAAGTgactaaaataagaaaatttcgAGGTTTTATTCACAGATAATATCCTTGGGGATGTCAAATTGAATTGTGCAAAGAGCAGAAACTTTACAAGTTTTACATATGTACAATAATGTCTACTTTTGAGGCTATATGAAGAAAAAACATGATCTAACTGCTAGGAATTTACATGATCTAATTGCTAATTAAATCGGCCACGATCGATCGACTAGATGGCAACGAAGTTGTGGGAGAGTTTTTCGAACTGAGATTTCATTAAATCTCCAAGAGAGCGAAAAGAGCTTGGACGTGTCATGGAGTTGTTTGtgttggttgttgttgttgttgtagtagtGGTTGTCTCATTATTGACAGCAACATCAATTTCTCCCATCTCAGTCTTCATTGATTTGACAAATTTCATGTCAATATTATTTCCTGAAATGTCTCTTAAGTAGAATGTATTTCTTGCTCTCCCTCCTTCAGTTGCTATATCTGCTCTAACAACAGCTAGACCATTCTCTCTAAGAACCCGAGTAATATCTGAGAGCAATCCTATTCTATTATTTGCACATAGTTCTAACCGGATTCCCTGTTATAtaaaatgatgatgatagattaGAATGAATTTTAACAGCCAATTTCttctacatatatatacatattgaagaagaaaacaacaTCACCTCGCAAACTCTTCGTTCTATAGCAGCTTCCAAGCACTTTATTACTCTTTCTTTCTCACTCTCTGTGCTCATTGCATATCCATCAACATGCCTGATGAAATATTCCTGTCAcatgaaaaaaaacaaacagCTATTACTTTTCCGAATGGATTGGGTCATGAATGACGACCAACTTTTTTCAATCCAAATTATAACTTTTGAACGGATCAAGTTAGTTGGTACCTGAAATGCATAATCACCACGGGAATCAACAGAAGCATGGAAGATTACATATTGCATATCTGTAAGAGTGCAAACAGTATCAAACATGAGCCTCTTACGATCCTTGCATTGTATAGAGACGATTGAATATCCCTTTTCATGACAATTCTCAATACACACACTCAACATTTTCTCTTCCTTACTGTCAACTAATCTTGGAGACCCCATTATTATAGGGCTTTCAAAATCACGAACTGATAGCATAAGCTGGTGTAGTCTACGTTCAACATCAGTCACCGTGCCTTGATCTCCTTCAGGGTTAAGTCCATAAGCGGTTTTCACTTCTTGTTGTTTGACATTTTCTTCATTTGTGCTGCGAGGAGAAGTTGTTGCTCGGAGCACTGTGGTGAGGTGATCTTCGATTGCTGCCAGGCGATTGTGGTCAATAGGTTTGTCAGTAGACTCTTCTGATATGTAAACAACACAAGCTAAACGTGCATTATGGCTCCATGCATGTGCTTCCACAACGTTGCAATGGAGATCAGCTAGGGCAGCTGATATCTCTGAAAATAGTCCTGGCCTGTCTCTTCCAGTCATTTCAATTGCTCTAGCTTCAtcacatttcaaatattttctacttcCTGTCTTTGATTTCTCTATTCCCTCCCTATTTGCCCCAATCGCCTGCATGTTTTATTTCTTTCCATCACTCACAACTCATACGATATATAAGATCAGTAGGaggaacttttttttaattttatatccaTCTTATAATGGTCTTAAAAGtggaaatttagaataaaagaattgccaaaaaaggaaagaaacattctttttgaaactgactaaaaacaaacaaattgaaacgaagtATCACATATTctaagatttaattaatttttctatactAAGGTACGTAGTTATATGCTAATTGTTACCTTTTGAATATAGTTGACAACTCTTTGATTGGTAACTTTGTTACCGAGCTCATCTTTGACATGGAACACTGTTTAAACAAGCATTTAGAAGGAACATATATATTAGATTATATGTATCATTAATTGGGATAATTATTACTCACTCTGTTCCAGttcatgtgtatatatatggaGTAATAATGATAGGAATGATGTGAATATTATATATGTGGATTACCATCCATGAACCATCCAGCATCGGAAGATATATAGCCtttcaatataatgagattCATATCTGTTAGCACTTGCACTACTTCCAGCAGGAGACCTTGCTTATTTACACTATCAATCTGCATATAACACGAATATAATGGATACGTTTATcacaattaaaatattattattattattattctagaTTAACAATTCATAGTTGTAATAAAGAGATTGTGTTACCTTCACTACTGTACAATTCTCTAGACTCTCATTGTCAATAGTAACTCGACATCTACAAATAAGGCAAAAATAAGTAAAACCTATTTAATTTATCTTTGggaaaaagtttaaaatatatccgaactttgaccgaaattgctgTAACAATACCGAATTTTGAAAAGGACATTTTAcctctgcactatttaatagtgtattttaaaggtatataaaTAGTagtgtgtccacgtgggcacatatatacctttaaaatacactattaaatagtgcaggggtaaaaggtgctccataaaatttggtatcgtaacggctaaagttgaaatatttttcaaactcttttccctttattttagaAGCCAATTTTGATGACTTACTTTGGGCCATTTATCCTCTCAGCTAGGCTATCAAAATCTGGATCAAAATAAGGCGAACAAACTCGGTTCATGCCTTCAAACCAAAAATTACGtcatgtcatataaattaaaaataatgacaatAGCAATATCcaacaaataaattttgatataacaattaagaaaaacaaaacaatataatatGATCTAAGgatacatttaattattttgaccTTGAATTTTAGAAATCAGCTTCATAGGAAATGCAATTGATCCTTCTTTTCGTTTGATATGTAAAACTATATagcattttaaaatttgtgtaaAAACACTCTTCAAATATGAACATATGACAAGAAACGACTAACCTTTATTCGtgttaactaaataattaagaataaaaaaggaGAAGGAGAGAGATGCCAATTAGAAGTCTCTAATCCCAATATTTTTCCAGAAGATTGGTAACATgttaaattttatgaataaattctTGAAAAGGGAgagatatttaaattttgtgtgcTCTCTCtcgaaaagaaaaaatggaagaaaatatattaaaagtcaTGTTTTTTCCAACAAGTCAATTATGTGTCTTTAATCATCCACAAGTTCCTCCTCAATTCTTGGAATACCGAATAGGCTTTGCGACTTGTTAGGGCTGGGGCTAAGACCGGTCATTAGGCGTAACAACATTTTCTTTTACATAAACTTTGGATTATAGTAGTACAACATAGTATTTTAAGAAACGCAACTTTAATGCTAGGGATATTGTTGATATTCCCTAAATTCAATTTCAGATATGACGATTTGAACATATATTGTAGACGttatttgatataaaaatatgacacgtgaaattaattttatcatatttattatcaaattattatttgattaataTACCTTGATGAGTCATGTCAATGATGACtgaaataaaatgaacaaaaatgaataaataaatttttaggcTAAGGCACAGATATCTTGTTCTCTTTTAGGAGATTCGAGCCCACTGCAGCATAATCTATACCGATTCAGCAATATCACtgttgacttgtcccctccaggatacaacagcccaACAATGCTgtacaactcaaacaactccgaatttagttgaagagtccaaagctccatAAAAAGAACACTTTGCTTCAACATACAAATACTCTCTTTCGTATAGTGAATtagttgaagacttagaatattattctttgtctcaactctctctttcactataCTAACTCAATATATACACTATATACCACTTCTCATCTTTCCTTACACTCTTTCTCTTGTATATTTCTtattctaaaaatcaaaataagaccatcactatttataggtgatgAGTTCTTCATTGCAACGAATAGGAAGATAATTGGTAGTAAattgactaaatgaatataGCCCAAAGGTTACATAAGTTACAAGAATAAAGAGGTAGAATAATGAGTGGAATTAGTGGTAGATCATGGAATAGTGGTTACAAGAGTTACACCAAAATAATGACCACATTCTTGTCAACTTACACCACTAACATATGCactttgtattttaatttaataataaaatgtatataCACCAACATTTTCccattcattttattattaaaatatataagagAGCACTTCACAATTTAGTTGAAGATAGACTATTATTcataatgaaggtgtgctcTGCATTGAACTTTCACTTAGTAAAACAATGATCTTTACTCCAGAGTTAGTAGTGATTTCAGACTTGAATTATGACTGCTTAGCCAGAACATTACAGCCTTGTGCTATCCCAGTTTTTCATAAGTGTTTTTTAGATAAGCTCATTCTCATAGAAAGCAGCATactttcacactcacataggtgaaatctgtCAAGTGTGCTCCTATAATTTGACACCCCACTCATATGAGATAAGGAATTTCATTAAGAACTCAAAGGCTCAACCTCCACAAATCATTATAGGATAAATACACTTACATCATAGGGATTGAattaaattaacaataatgCATTTCAgaacaagtcatcatatgattcgTTCTTCCCTTTGAACTTGGTTATAAGATCTCTAGTCTCAGGTTGGTTTTCCTCTTATATGACTCAGAATTTATGAGCTTCCATTTCATCCCCCTCGTGTGCTTCAGAACCTATATATATCTAATGCCTTAGTTCATGAATGATTATCACAAATAATTTTAACACAAGTAATATTGATTGTATACCAATGATCAATATAATCTCACAATATTGTTTTTTCTCCTCATGAGTCTGAATTTACCTTTTAATAATGAATTTGTACTCTTCCATTTTATTTGTGCTATcacaattaatcaaaattagaaaaattaatttgttaaaataaactAGTGTTTGATATGTTAAATTCAATTCACTTTTTCACTAGttgaagctttttttttttttgcttcaacCTCCAAAGTAGGGTAACAAGCAATATGATTTGCTTTTCTCACTTCCATCAAATAGCACCAAGTTTTCTCATCTGCACCAACAAAACTTTTAAGTGTAGCACAATACATAATACAAACCATCAAATTTCGTaccaaataaatttatttgctTTGCTTGTACATGCTATACTTTATACATATTATCATATGTATATAAAGTGCAACTAGTCACATAtctcatatttttctattaggCTAGCAAACCCCTTCTTTCTTTGTCACaccattttaaaaattgaatcaaaagggGCGACAAGACCCACACAACCAATAAGATTGTATTTCACAAATTACTTAATATTATGTGACTTGACAAGGAAAATTTTATCACATGTTTTATGGTATCTTTTCATTCCAAGAATGAAATTTATCtcaccaaaaaatttcatgttaaATGACTACTCAAcatgaattttataatttatttataactctCAAATTAGAGCCAAAACTCATCACATTATAGCCAAACAATAACGTGTAATTTATTccacaataaatatatatacttgttataCTCCTTTTTAAAAGCATTTCTCAAAGATgcaaaaatcacttttttcaCAATGATTTTTCCTCATTTCATGAACCCccactattttaaaaatttaaatatcatttttttctcatgAAACGTAGTATAACtttattcatgaaaatattAGGTAAAAAGTTTTTTCCCTAATATTTGTTCCgggcccttcagaaggtccgAAACAAATATTAGTCTCCGGATCTTATATTAGGTTCCGGGCCCTTCagaaggatagtcattctaacagGCATGTTATaatgactatccttcttttgctcaccttgtgctatagagcggtgtcttaagggttgaggtttctggcttataattgatacttgtatgcagatagagatgaTTGACACTAGACAGACCATAACTAACCAGGGGTTAGATACAGCTGCAGGCAAGGGTACTGGCAAggtaccacaggtggaggtAGTCCATTGTGAGACCTagggggagacatcttctcagcccTCTATAGCTTCTCCAGCGCTTCATGAGCCTCCGAGGGCTACAGGACTTCCGACTCCACCAGCAGTACCATCTCTAGTTCCTCCAATTCCATctgatcaggatttcaagagtgcagtatgTATGTTAGCACAATTAGTAGCTGCACAGTGCCAACCAGTTGCGCCAGTTGTTGCCGGACCTTCTGAATGGCCCGGAAGCTCGAGAGTTCTTGAATTTCTTACCTTGAATCCTCCACTGTTTACAGGGACAAATCGCAGAGAAGACCCTCAACACTTTattgatcagcttcataggatctttaGAGTTATGCATGCCTCAgcgactgagtcagttgagttagtAGCATTTCGATTGCACGATGTTTCAGTATTGTGGTACGAgagttgggagagatctaggggaaaagatgcatccctacccacttgggatagctttacagaagctttcataaatcactatttgcctcgagagattagggatgggCAGGTGGACCAGTTTCTAACCTCCGACAGAGCAGCAAGAGTGCCCgagagtacgggctgagatttgattcattgtctagatatgcaccagcatttgttgATCGATGCATGATAGGGTGTAtagatttgtgggagggctCGAGTCAGACTATATCGATGCTTGTTCTACCGCTACACTAAATGATAACATCGATATCTCACGAATTCAGGCCTTTGCACAAGGCATAGAGGATCGCTGACATCTGCAGTATATGACTGAGAGGGtcgagagagagagacagaagagggctaggcccACTGGTTCGCAGGGAGATTttcagggtggtcccagacccCGATATTCTATTAGGCTAGCTAGACCTCCATCACAAcagttccagggtagtagatttgattGTCAGTAACAGTCAGGCCCAGGTGAGAGTTCACAAGCATCAGGCTTACAGTAGTAGATGAGTTCAGGGCCAGGCTAGGACAGCCCCGCCGTGTTGCTCTACTTGCGGTAGGATGCATTTCAGGAGGTGCAGATAGGGTTCCacaggttgttattcttgtggaaAGGAGGGGCATGAGTGGAGAAACTGCCCTACCATAGGTTAGGGTGGTATAGGTCAGTCGACCAGGTCAGCAGTAGGTTCTTTCTCATCAACACAGTCAACAGGGCGTGGAACCCAGATTTCAGCACGTAGAGGTAGAGGCGgaggcagagagggagcatctagttctgATAGTGGACAGAACCGTACATATTCATTAATTGGCCGACaggactcagagtcatcaccagatgttgtgacaggtacattgattgtttgctcccattgtgTCTATGCTTTtatagatcctggatctactctgtattatgttactccatttattgcggggAATTTATGTATAGTATCAGAGTCATTAGATCAACCCTTTATTGAATCTACacaagttggtgagtctattgttgctaggagagtctatcgaggttgcacggtagaaattatcgaccgtTAGATCTCTCTGTAGATctcgtagagttagagatggtcaATTTCGATGccattatgggtatggactggttagcgtcttgttctgctaatgttgagtgccagacaaagattgttagatttcAGTTTCCAGGAGAGGCAGTTTTGAAATGGAAAGGCGATAGAGCGACTccgaaaggtaggtttattt is part of the Solanum stenotomum isolate F172 chromosome 8, ASM1918654v1, whole genome shotgun sequence genome and encodes:
- the LOC125872216 gene encoding ACT domain-containing protein ACR2, translated to MNRVCSPYFDPDFDSLAERINGPKCRVTIDNESLENCTVVKIDSVNKQGLLLEVVQVLTDMNLIILKGYISSDAGWFMDVFHVKDELGNKVTNQRVVNYIQKAIGANREGIEKSKTGSRKYLKCDEARAIEMTGRDRPGLFSEISAALADLHCNVVEAHAWSHNARLACVVYISEESTDKPIDHNRLAAIEDHLTTVLRATTSPRSTNEENVKQQEVKTAYGLNPEGDQGTVTDVERRLHQLMLSVRDFESPIIMGSPRLVDSKEEKMLSVCIENCHEKGYSIVSIQCKDRKRLMFDTVCTLTDMQYVIFHASVDSRGDYAFQEYFIRHVDGYAMSTESEKERVIKCLEAAIERRVCEGIRLELCANNRIGLLSDITRVLRENGLAVVRADIATEGGRARNTFYLRDISGNNIDMKFVKSMKTEMGEIDVAVNNETTTTTTTTTTNTNNSMTRPSSFRSLGDLMKSQFEKLSHNFVAI